One Acidobacteriota bacterium genomic window, GCACGAGCGTTTCTCCGGCTACTCAAAACTCACAACTCGCAACTCACAACTACTCCCGATACGTCGCCGTCGTCACGTCCGTCTCCCACACGGTGACTTCCTTCACCCGCACGCGGTCGTTGCTCGCCGAGATCACCTTCTTGTTGGTCTCCACGTAGAAATAGCGTGCCAGGTTCTCGGCCGACGGATTCAGCGTGGTGAAGGGCTCCACGTCGTTCATCATCTGGTGGTCGAGCCGCTCGATGGTCTCTTTCATCACGTCTTTGAGGTCCTTGAAGTCGAGCAGCAGGCCGGCATGGTCGAGGCGATCGCCGGCGAGCGTCACGCGGATCTTGTAGTTGTGGCCGTGCGGGTTCTCGCACTTGCCTTTGTAATTGCGCAAGTAGTGTCCGGCCGCGAAACTTCGCTCTACAGTGACTTCGAACATGGGTTTGTAATCTTCTATTGTAAAGCCCAAGAGCTTGAACCACGAAGGAGCAGAAGGACTTCAGCGCACGCCGAAGAACTCTTCCACCTTCGCGATGTCCGTCGTAGTGGTGTACTTCGGCAGGCTATCGAGGAAGACCCGGCCGTACTGCTTCTTGATGATGCGGTTGTCGAGCAGCGCGAGCAGTCCGCGGTCGTGCAATGAGCGGATGAGGCGGCCGAATCCCTGCTTCAGCGTGATCACCGCCGCCGGCACCTGGTATTGGAAGAAAGCGTTGCCGCCATCCGCGTTGATGGCGTTGATGCGCGCCGCGACCACCGGGTCGTTCGGTACCGCGAACGGCAGCCGGTCGATGATGACCGCGGACAACTGCTCGCCCTGCACGTCCACGCCCTGCCAGAACGACGCGGTGGCGAAGAGCACCGCGTTCGGCGTCGATCGAAACTCATCGAGCAGGGCCGACTTCGGCGCCGTCCCCTGCAACAGCATGGGATACTCCAGCTCGCCGAGCAGGCGGTCGTGCACTTCGTTCATCTGCGCGTAGCTGGTGAACAGGACGAAGGCGCGCCCGCGCGTGATCTCGAGCAGCTTGCGGATGCGGTCAGCGGCGCGCGCGGTGAACTGCGGCGTGCGCGGGTCGGGCAGGTCGGGCGGCACGTAGAGCACCGCCTGGCTCTCGTAGTCGAAGTGCGATGGCACCACCAGCGTGCGCGCGTGCTCCAATCCCAGGCGCGACGAGATGTACTCGAAGTTTCCCGAGACCGCGAGCGTAGCGGAGGTGAGCACGGCGGTCTCGAGCATCTCGAAAAGCGTCTGCCGCAGGATCTGCGAGACGTCGATGGGCGTGGCGGTGATGAAGACGTTGCCACCGGTGCGGTCTTTTCTGCGCGGGCCGCCGTCGCCGAACGAACGCCGTTCGATCCAGAAGACGGTGTTGCGGTCTTGCGACTCCATCACGAACCCGAGCGCGACCTTCAACTCCTCGCAGCGCCGGATGAGGTTGAAGACCTCTTCCGGTTTTTCCGGCAGGCCGCTGAGCTCGTGCGCGAGGCGTCCGGTGGCGTTGGCGAGGCCGAGGTATTCGTCACCATTCTCTTCCAGGAACTCGCGGCGGTTGTCGAAAGAAAAGCGTCCGTCGCCGGGAGGCAGCAGCGAGAAGAAGAACTGCGAGCGGTCGCGCAAGCGGACGATGGCCGTGCTGATCGAGGCGGAGAGCATCTGCTTCTGGCGCAGCGTGTTCTCGATGTCGCGCGCCAGTTCCGCGAACCGCAGGTTCGAGACCGAGACGCCGAAGTACGCGCCGGCAACGTCTTCGAGCTCGTGCGCTTCATCGAAGATGACAGCGCCGGCATCGGGCAGGATGCCCGCATCGGGCGCGCCCTCGGCCGCGCGCTTGATCGCGAGATCGGCGAAGAAAAGATGATGATTCACGATGATGATGTCGCTTTCGCTAGCCTTGCGCCGCATCTCGGTGATGAAGCAGCGTTCCCATTGCTGGCACTTCTGTCCGGTGCAGGCGTCGGTGCGCGCGTCGAGCTTGCCCCACACCGGCGAGTTCTCGGGCAGCGCGGCAAGTTCGGCGCGGTCGCCGGTCGCGGTGGTCTTCTCCCAGTCACGGATGATGCGGAAGTGCTCCACCTCATTCAGCCCGCTCAGGATGGGTGAGTCCTCGAGGTCGTAGACCTTTTGCCGGCAGAGATAATTGTTGCGCCCCTTCATGTAGCAGACGCGCAGCTTGCCGGTGATGCCTTCGAGGAAGGGAATGTCTTTCTGGTAGAGCTGCTCTTGCAGGTTCTTGGTTCCGGTGGAGATGATGACGCGCTTGCCGCTGCGGATAACGGGGACGAGATAGGCGAGCGTCTTGCCCGTCCCCGTACCCGCTTCGACGATGAGGTGGCGCTTGTCGGTGAGCGCTTTCTCCACCTCTTCGGCCATCTGGAGCTGCCCGCGCCGGAATTCGTATTGCTGATGCGAGCGCGAGAGCACGCCGTTAGGGCCGAAGAATCCGTAGAGCGAGCCGAGATGCGGCGCCGCCGCGGCGGCCGTGGGTTCGTGATTGGGCATGAAGAGTCTCTATAATACTTTCTTCTGCTTGCAGCACCTTTCTTTACGTTCCATGCCGCCCACCGCTAACTCGAACCTGCCCTTTGTCGCCATCGTCGGACGCCCCAACGTGGGAAAATCCACGTTGTTCAATCGCATCGTGGGCTCGCGGCGCGCCATCGTGGGAGACGAGCCCGGCATCACGCGCGACCGTCTCTACGCCCAGGCGGACTGGAACGGACGCGACTTCCGCGTGATCGATACCGGCGGCATCGTGCCCGACGACAAGGAGCTGATCCCCGCCGAGATCTTCCGGCACGCCAAGATGGCGCTCGACGAAGCCGCGGCCATCATCATGGTCGTCGACCTGCGCACCGAGCTGGCCGCACCCGACATCGAGCTCGCGCGCCTGCTCATCCGCATGGGCAAGCCGCTCTTCCTCGCCGTCAATAAAGTGGACGATCCCAAGCTCGAGCCCGAAGCGGAGAACTTCCGCCGTCTCGGCATCCGCAACGTCTTCCCCATCACCGCCGAGCACGGCACCGGCGTGGCTGAGCTGCTGGACGCGATCTTGGATGTCCTGCCACCACCAGAAGAGGAGCCGGTCACAGAGACTGAGCTTGACCCGTCTTTGGATAAATCCTCTTCCGAACCCCCGACCTCCGACGCCGAGATCAAGGTCGCGATCATCGGACGTCCCAACGTGGGCAAGTCCACTTTGCTGAACGCGCTGACCGGCGTGGACCGCGCCATCGTCTCGCCCATCCCCGGCACCACGCGGGACGCGGTGGACGAGCTCGTGATCCGCGACGAGCAGCGCTTCCGCTTCATCGATACCGCCGGCATTCGCCGCAAAGGCAAGACGCACCTGATGGCGGAAAAACTTTCCGTCGTGATGGCGCGCAAGCACTTGGAAGCTGCCGACGTCGCGTTGCTCATCGTGGACGCTACCGAAGGCGTGGAGAACGCCGAGCAGACCATCGGCGGTTACGCGCACGAGAGCGGCCGCTCCGTCATCGTGGTGGTGAACAAGTGGGACCTCGTCGGCCCGGGCGCCGATGGCAAACGTGCCGACGGCAAGCCGCCCGCCGACCGCGCCATCTATGAGCAGCAGGTGCGCGCGCATCTCAAGTTCCTGCCCTACGCGCCCGTGCTCTTCGTCTCTGCTCGCGAGAACAAAGGCGTAGAGCGCATCTATTCCACGCTCGCAGAAGTGGCGCGCGAGCGCTACAAGCGCATCGGAACGGGAGCGATGAACCGCTTCCTCGAGAAGGTGGACTTCGAGCGCGCCTCGGTGCCGTACAACCGCCGCGTGAAGATCTATTACATGACGCAGGTCGCAGTGGCGCCGCCCGCCTTCCTGCTCTTCACGAACAAGGAAATGAAGCTGCACTTCTCGTATGAGCGCTATATCGAGAATCGCATCCGTGAAGCCTTTGGGTTCGTAGGGACGCCGATACGCATCCGCGTGCGCGCGCGCGAGAAGCGCGAGTTCATCCCCAAACCCAAGCCGAAAAAGAAGAAGCGGCAATAGGCCGCTTCGCCACCGACGTTGTCAGGGCCGAACCGCAACTTCCGCCGCGACGGCGGCCATCTCACGAGGGAGGTTTTCACCATGAGACGCTCACCACGCCTGTTCATCGCTGCCGGCATCCTTATTGTTTCGCTGATCGGGTACTACATGAAACGCGAGGTGAACCCGGTCACCGGCGAGACCCAGCACATCTCGCTGACCGCTGACCAGGAAGTCGCGCTCGGCTTGCAGTCGGCGCCGGAGATGGCCGCGCAATTCGGCGGCGAGGATCCGGACCCGGCCGCGCAAGCGATGGTGCAGCGCGTGGGCGCGCAGGTGGTGCGCAATAGCGCTGCGCACGGAGCGCCGTACGAGTTTCACTTCACCTTGCTGCGCGATCCGGAGACGGTGAATGCCTTCGCGTTGCCCGGCGGTCCGGTGTTCATCACGCGCGGACTGTTCAAGCGTTTGGAGAACGAGGCGCAACTTGCGGGCGTGCTCGGCCATGAGGCGGGCCATGTGGTCGGCCGGCACGCCGCCGAGCACATCGCCAAGAACCAACTCGCGCAGGGCGTGGTGGGCGCGGTTGCCGTGGGCGCGTCCGACGACCAGGGCCACGGACGCAGCGCCGCGATGCTCGCCGCTTTCGCCGCACAGATGGCGCAGCTCAAGTACGGCCGCAACGACGAGCTCGAAGCCGACAGACTGGGCGTGAGGTTCATGTCGCAGGCCGGCTACGATCCGCGCGCGATGCTGCGCGTGATGCAGATCCTCGAGCAAAGCAGTAAGGGCGGCCGCCAGCCCGAGTTCATGAGCACGCATCCGGATCCTGGGAATCGCCAGGTGATGATCAAGGCAGAGATCGAGAAGCTCTATCCCCAGGGCGTGCCCTCGAACCTTACGCTGAACGGCGGGAAGCTCAAGGGCGGGGCCACGCCAGAGCAATGAGCAAGCACACCAGCTTCTGGAATCGAATCAGAGCTTCGGGAAAGTCGTGATCGAGATCGAGATCTAAGCGGGCGCGGGGCCAGGTTCAGGCGAGAGCACTGGTGGCGCGACCGGCGCGACGGGTGCGGCTGCCTCGGGATACATCACCAGCTCCATGGGCCGGAACCTGCGTGCGAAGAACTGGATGGCGTAAGCCTGGAAGAACGTCGCGGCGGGCACGGCGAGCAGTCCCATCAGGAAGAACAACACGACGAGCGCCACCAGTCCGACCACGACGGCGAACGCGATGGCCAACGCGGTGCTCGCAGAGTGCAATCCGGCGACGAGCAGCGCGATCACGATGCCGGCGGGCAGCGCGATGAAGACCAGCAGGAGCAACATCACCATCATCATCGCGAATCCCGCGCCGATCCCGAGCACGATCTTCATCCCGATATAGGCGAGGTAAGAGAGCGGGTCGGCGGCGATCATCCGGCGCAACGTGCCCCAACCATCCATCGCACCCACGCCATCGAACGCCATGATGGGGATCACGAAATCCTTGGTCAGGACGAAGACCAGCGCCGCCGCCACCAGCGCTGCGATCCCGATGAGCGCGCCGATGACGATGAGCAGGATGCCGCCGGCTCCGGCCGCACCTTTCATCATCGCCATGCCGCCCACGATGAGCAACACGATCAGTCCGCCGCACGCGACCACCACCAGCAGGAAGCCGAGCGACCACCAGAAGAAGCGGGTGCCATGCGCTTGCCAGCGTTCAAAGCCCTCGCGTAAGCGGTAGCGCCCGGTGAGGATGGCGTCGAACTGCACGAAGCGAAAGACGCAGCCTAAGTACATGAAGATGATGCCTACGATCAGGACCGCCACCACCGCCCCGGCGATCACTCCCGGGGCGATCCCGCTGAAGGGACTCGCTGCGGCGAGAAAGTCGTGTCCGCTCTTGCTTCGCGTGTTCCAGTCGGTCGGGATATTGAAGTTGCCGCCGGAGACCTCGCCGGTCATGAACGCCAGGAACGCCATCCGCCACCAGAATGCCCAGCGAAAGGGGCGGATCAGCAAGTCCAGCGCGCGCGTCCAGGCGGGCGTGATCGCGTCGATCGCGTTGAGTGGGGCTGCCATGGCAGGAGTGTTCGGTTGAAATTACTGCCGCTGCGGCGCGGAGTCCAGAGATTTTCCTGGCGGGGGACGGCGGGAGTCCCCGGTCGCCCTCGCTAGCCAGCGACCGAAGGACTTGCGACCGGCGCAGTTGAGCCAGCCAGCCACGCCTCGCACGCCGCCAGCGCGCGTTCACACTGGATGCGGTGGCGCTCACGCTTGTCGCGCACCTTGCGCCGCGTCTCTTCGTCGAGGGCTGGCAGCAGGTCGAAGGTGATGTTGGCCGGCTGGAATCCCTTCGCCGACGCGTGCGTGATGTAGTGGACGAGCGAACCGAGCGCGGTCTCGCGCGGCGGTGCGGCAGGTTCCTCGCCCGTGAGTAAGGCCGCCGCGTTCATCCCCGCGAGCAAGCCGGCGGCGATCGATTCGGTGTAGCCCTCCACCCCGCAGATCTGTCCGGCGAAGAGCACGCGGGGATGGGCGCGCATCGCGAGCGTCGCGGTCAGCAGCGTGGGCGCGTTGATATAAGTGTTGCGATGGATCTGGCCGTAGCGCAAGAATCTCGCGCTCTCGAGCCCGGGGATGAGCCGCAGCACGCGCGCTTGCTCGCCATACTTCAAATGGTTTTGGAAGCCGACGAGGTTGTAGGAGTCCGCGCGCAGGTTCTCCTGGCGCAGCTGGACGACGGCGTAGGCTTGCCGGCCGGTGCGCGGATCGCAGAGTCCCACCGGCTTCATCGGACCAAAGCGCAGTGTGTCGCGGCCGCGGCGCGCGATCTCTTCGATGGGGAGACAGGACTCGAAGTAGTTCAGGCGCTCCCAATCTTTTTCTTCGACCGCTTGCGCGGCGACGAGCGCGTCGTAGAAACGGTCATACTCGTCCTTGGTGAACGGGCAGTTGATGTAGTCGGCGGTACCCTTGCCGTAGCGCGCGGCGAGATAGACGCGCGACATGTCGATGGACTCGGCCTCGACGATGGGCGAGATGGAGTCGTAGAAATAAAGATGCTGGCTGCCCGAGAGGCGCGCGATCTCCTGCGCGAGGGCGTCGGAGGTGAGCGGGCCGGTGGCGACGATGGTGATGCCGCCGCCTTCGGTTTCGTCAATGCGCGTGACCTCTGCGCGCAATATCTTGATGAGCGGCTCGCGGCTGATGGCTTCCGTCACCCGCGCGGCAAAGACCTCGCGGTCCACAGCGAGCGCGTGTCCGGCTGGGACAGCCGTGGCGCGCGCGATCTCGAGCAGTAGCGACCCGGCGCGGCGCATCTCCTGCTTCAGCAGCCAGGGCGCGGTGTTCTCGCTCTCACTTTTCAGTGAGTTCGAGCAGACCAGCTCGGCGAAGTTGTCTGTCTGGTGTGCCGGCGTCTGCCGCACGGGACGCATCTCGCACAACTCCACCGCCACGCCCCGGCGCGCAAGCTGCCACGCGGCTTCGCAGCCGGCGAGGCCGGCGCCGATGATGCGGACGCGCGTCACTTGGCTTCCATCCGCGCTCATCATTCTTCCGCCAGCTTCCTCATCGGGTCTCCGATGATGCGCACCGTCAACCAATCTTTCTGCAGCTCCGCGCCGAGCGACTCGTAGAAATCGATGGCCGGCTGGTTCCAATCGAGCACTACCCACTTCATGCCGTAGCACTGCTTCTTCACCGCGATGTGCGCCAGCTCGCGCAGCAGCGCTTTGCCAACACCCTTGCCCCGGACCTCCGGCCGTACGAACAGGTCTTCGAGGTAGAGTCCCCAGCGCCCGAGCCAGGTCGAGTAATTGAAAAAATAGAGCGCGAAGCCGGAGGGCTTGCCCTCCCACTCGGCGATCACGCACCAGAACTTCGGCGGGGCGCCGAGAGCGGGGAAGCCGTCGCGCAGAATGTCTTCTTTGCTGACGATGGCTTGCTCGGGCGCGCGCTCGTATTCCGCCAGCTCGCGGATGAACTCGACGATGAGCGCGGCGTCTTTCGCGGTGGCGGGGCGGATGGTCAGCATGGCTGTAGGAATGCGTGCAGGGTGGATGTCAGGTTTGATTATACGAGGCGCATCGGCGCGCTGGAGGGTTGCGAAGAGTCACAGGATCACGCGCTCGTCGCCCACGCGCTTGGTCACGCGCTCGCGGTCCAGCCACTCCAGTAGCGGGATGGCGTACTTGCGCGAGACGCCGGTAAGGTCCTTGAACTTCGCCACATCGATCTTCTGCGCATCCTTCTTATAGGCGGCGATCTGGTCGCGCAGCCCGGCGAGCGCCGCCTGGTGGAAGACCAGGTCGTCGCCCAGCTTCACCAGCACCTTATCGCGCAGCAGCAGCGTGACGATCTTCTGCGCGCGCGTCTTGTCGAGTTTCACGCCGGCGAGCACGTCTTTGAGCGCGGGAACCTTCAACCCCGCGCTCGCGAACGCCTGCTCGATCACGCGCTTCGATTCCGATTCCTCATCCTTCATAGTGACGCCGCCGCCCGCGGCCCGCACCTGCTCGCCGGCAACCTCGATCGCGCCCTGCCGGGCGAGCGCGCGCAGCACGCCCTCGAAGACTTCTGCCGGTATGCCGAGCCGTGTGCGCAGGTCTTCTTTGTTCATCCCCGCGACCAGCGGGTTCTTGCTGTGGAAGTCGGTGATGCCGTTCTGCACCAGCTTGCGCGCCTCGGCGTAGGCCGGGGTATCCACTAGGTGCGTGCCATGTTTCACGATGCGGTGGACCGCATTGAGCGCAGACACAACGGCGGTGGTGCGCTCGGCCGTCCATCCCGTCTCGGCCATCAGCTCGCGCAGCGTGAGCCCTTGGACGCCGCGGCGGGCCAGGCGTGCCACCACGATGTCTTCGGGCGCTCCGTTCGCGAGCGTGGCCAAAAATGCTTTGCGCTGCTCCGCCGATATCTTTTTTCGCTGTTTGCGCGAATCAGCGAGCGGGTCAGCATCGAGCACCACGCCGCCGCCGATGGTCACCACCGGCGAGAACTGTCGCAGGATGAAGCGGTCGCCGGGCAGCAGCAGTGTGGGCTCAGCGAGTTGAAGACGCGCGAAGCCGGTCGTGCCCGGCGCGAGCTGCTTTTCGTCGTCGATCAAGAGCGCGACGTCGGCGATGGTCTCCGCGGTGTAGGCGTGGAAGTGGACGCGGGCGCGGTCCTTCAGCGGCTTGGCCGACTTGAGCAGCGCTAGCTCGACATCCAGGTGTTTGGTCGCGTGGAGCACTCCCGGCGGCGCCAGTGGCGCCAGTATCATGCCGCGCGCGAGTTCGGATTTCTCGATGCCGGCGAGGTTGAGCGCCGTCCGCTGGCCGGCGCTGGCTTGCTCGGCTGCCGCGCCGTGCACCTGCACGCCGCGTACGCGACGCCTCTTCCCGCCGGGAAAGACTTCGACCTCATCTTCCTTCTTTACCGAACCACTGATCAGGGTGCCGGTGACGACCGTCCCATGGCCCTTCATCGTAAAAACGCGATCGATGGGAAGACGAAAGACCGCGCTCGCGTCGCGCGCCGGGACTTCGGCGGCCACCCGCGCCAGCTCGCGCTTGAGTTCGCTGAGCCCGGTCGCTTTGAGCGACGATACCGGGACGATGGGCGCGCCCTCGAGGAACGACCCACGCAGGAAATCTTCGACCTCGAGCCGGACGACGTCGAGGGTCTCGCGGTCCACGAGGTCGGACTTGGTGAGCGCGACCAGGCCACGCTTCACCGCGAGCAGGCGCGCGATGTCGAAGTGCTCGCGCGTCTGTGGTTTGATGCCCTCGTCGGCGGCGATGACGAGCAGCACCAGGTCGATGCCGCCCACGCCCGCCAGCATGTTGCGCACGAACTTCTCGTGCCCGGGAACGTCGATGAACCCGATCCTTATTTTGGGTGGGCCTTCGAGTTCGAGGTGGGCGAAGCCGATGTCGATGGTGATGCCGCGGCGTTTCTCCTCGGCCAGGCGGTCGGCGTCGATGCCGGTCAGCGCTTTGACCAGCGCAGTCTTCCCATGATCGATGTGTCCGGCGGTGCCGAGAATGACGGATCTCACGCTCACGGGATGCAGTCTACAATCCATGAGCATGGAACGCGACCGCCGTCCGCTCTACTTCTGGCTGCTCTTCGCCGTGGCAGATGCGCTGATCTCCACCTACTACTGGCCGCGAGTGCCGGAAATGATGGCGCAGCACTTCGATGGCGCAGGACATCCCAACGGCTGGGCCACGAAATCCGGCTTCTTCATCTTTATGGGAATGCTGATCGCCGGCCTGGGCGTGGTCTTCTTCGGACTGCCGAAGCTGCTGCGCAAGCTGCCCTTCGCGCTCGTCAATATCCCGTACAAGAGCTACTGGGAAGCCACGCCGGAGCGGCAGAAGCGGGCGTGGGACATGACCGAACAGCAGATGAACTGGTTCGCGGTCGCCCTCAACGCGCTGCTCACCTTCACGCTGTACCTCACGCTCGCCGCTAACCTGCGCCCCGGCCGCAGGCTCGACAGCCCTACGCTCATCGCCGCGCTGATCGCTTTCGTCGGCTTCACGGTGGGATGGATGGTCTTGTTCATCCGCCGGTTCAAGCCGCCGGAAACGCCGGAAACGCCGGAGACGCCGTAAACGGGTGAGCCGGGAGCGAGCGCTGGACCGCGCGAGCGCAGGGCGAGGGGTGACGCAGCCAAGCTGAGCCCGGCCGGGCGTAGGCGAGGAGCGTTGCGGCGCCCCTTGAAATGAAGAACCCGGCTCGCTGGTTGGCGGCGCCGGGTCAAGCCTGCACTGCATGTTTCAGGACAGGTACTGCGTTACTTGAAGAGTCTGATGCAGGTGTGCTGCCGCGGGGTTGGAGTTCGAGCCCACTCCAGCCGGCCTTGCTTCTTTGCAGAAGCGATGGCTAACTCATTATTTCGCTTTACTTTCGCCCCGTGATCCGTTACTCTCGTCTCGTCCGTCCCACGCCGGAACGTCACCGCTCCTTCTCATCTTGCCGGATGTTGACCACCTCGCCATATTTCTCGCTCGCCATGCCGCTTCGATGGGTTTGGATCACGCCGAGACCCGACCGAGATCGAAGCGAGATCTGGACCGAGACCAGGCCGGGATCTGGAGCGGGATCAACTACCCCTAAGCTCATGAAAACATTAGCAGAAGACGGTTGGGCGCTCCTAGGGGGGAGGGAACACCATCCGGCGGTTTACCTTTCGGTAAATCTCCTGCGATAGCGATGCTCGCCGCGGTCGAGCGCGAGCTTGCCGCCCGTGCGAAAATAAGACTTCCCCATATGCCTACCACGCCCGCCGCCGCCGTCGCCATCACCCCCGAAGTCGTCGCCGAGCATGGCATCACGCCCGACGAATACAAGAAGGTCCTGAAGTGGCTCGGCCGGGAGCCTTCGCTCACCGAGCTGGGCATCTTCAGCGTGATGTGGAGTGAGCACTGCTCGTATAAATCGTCGCGCATCTACCTGAAGCGCCTGCCCACGCGCTCGAAGCTGGTAGTGCAGGGACCGGGCGAGAACGCTGGCATCATCGACATCGGCGAGGGCTGGGCGTGTGCCTTCAAGATCGAGTCGCACAACCATCCTTCGTTCATCGAGCCATTCCAGGGCGCGGCGACGGGCGTGGGCGGCATCCTGCGCGACATCTTTACCATGGGCGCGCGGCCCATCGCGGTCATGGACTCGCTGCGCTTCGGGCCGATCGTTGCTTCGGCGCGCAGCGCAGCTGCGCAGAAACGCCCGGGCATCGACCACGCCACATTGCACAAGAATCATGCGCTGCTAGAAGGCGTGGTCAGCGGCATCGCGCACTACGGTAACTGCTTTGGCGTCCCCAACCTCGGCGGCGAGACGAAATTCGAAGACTGCTACTCGCAGAACCCGCTGGTGAACGCGTTCGCGCTCGGGATCGTGCGGCGCGACCAGATCTTTTACGCCAAGGCCGCCGGCGTGGGGAACCCGGTGATCTACGTGGGAGCGAAGACCGGGCGCGACGGCATTCACGGCGCCACCATGGCGTCGGAAGAATTCAGCGAAGGGTCACAGGCGAAGCGTCCGAACGTCCAGGTGGGCGACCCGTTCCTGGAAAAACTTCTGCTCGAGGCGTGCCTCGAAGCCATGCACTCCGGCGCGGTCGTCGGCATACAAGATATGGGCGCCGCCGGCCTTACCTGTTCGACCTGTGAGATGGGCGGGCGCGGCAACGTTGGCCTGGAGATCGAACTCGATAAAGTCCCGCAGCGCGAGACGGGGATGAACGCCTACGAGATCATGCTCTCGGAATCGCAGGAGCGCATGCTGCTCGTCGCCGACAAGGGCCGCGAGCAGGAAGTGCTCGACATCTTTGCGAAGTGGGGCCTCGATGCCGTCAAGATCGGCCATGTGATCTCCGACCCGAAGATGCGCGTCTTCGAGCACGGCCAGCTGGTTGCCGAGATCCCCAACGCCGCGCTCACCGACGATGCTCCTGTCTACCAGCGTCCGCTGGAGCGGATGGATGCTGTCCCGAAGTTTCCGCGCGAGATGCCCGCGGCGATCGACCTCAGCGCCGAACGCGACCTCGGCGCGGACCTGAAGAGCATGCTCGCCGCGCCGAACATCTGCTCCAAGCGGCGCATCCACCAGCAGTATGACTCGATGGTACAGACCAACACGGTGGAAGGTCCCGGACTCGAAGCCGGGGTGGTCCGCATCAAGGGAACGAACCGCGCGCTCGCCATGGCGCTCGATGGCAACGGACGCTGGTGCTACCTCGATCCTAAGCTGGGCGCGATGCACGCCGTGGCCGAGGCCGCGCGCAACGTGGCGTGCACCGGGGCGCGTCCCGTGGCCGCCACCAACTGCCTGAACTTCGGCAGTCCGGAGAAACCGGGGACGATGTGGCAGTTCGCGCAGGTGATCGACGGCATCACGCGGGCCTGCGAAGAACTGGAAACACCGATCACCGGTGGCAACGTGAGTTTCTACAACGAGACGCTCGGCGAAGGTATTTGGCCAACGCCCGTGATCGGCGTGGTCGGCATCCTCGACGATGTGCACCGCGCGACGCCTTCCCACTTCCGGGAATCTGGGCGTGCCATTCTGCTGCTGCGCGGCTCCGAGGCGGGCGACGCGACCGATGTGGAGCAGGAATTCGGCTCCAGCGAATACGCCAAGCAGGTGCTGGGCGCGATCTGGGGATTCCCGCCGGCGCTCGAGATCGAGCGCGAGCACGGGTTGCAGCGCGCCATCGTAAGACTCATTCGCGATGGCCTGATCGAGAGCGCGCACGACTGTTCCGACGGTGGGTTAGCCGTAACGCTCGCCGAGGCCAGCTTTGGGAGCGACGTTGGAGCGGCAGTGGACCTGACTGGTAACCGGCTGCCACCGGCGGCGGTGCTCTACGGCGAAGACGCCAGCCGCATCGTGATTTCTTGCGACGAAAAGAACGTCGAGACCATCCAAAATACTGCGCTAGAATATGGCGTAGCAGCGGACCTCCTCGGCCACACGGCAACCGAACAATTCAGCATCACCGTAGACGGCCAGCCAGTCGTGAGGGCGAAGGTGTCGGAACTGAAGGCTATTTGGGAGTCCGCGCTGGACCGGGCGCTGCACGCGGGAACGGAAGAGCACCTGGTGCCAGACGTGTTGCAGAAGAGCTGAGGCGTCATGAAGGTTCGCGACGTCATCAAGCTCGTCGAGCAGGATGGTTGGAGAGTGGCAAGGACGAGGGGAAGTCATCGGCAATATGTTCACCCCTCGAAGGGTGGGGTGGTGACGGTCGCAGGCCACCCGTCACAGGATCTGCATCCGAAAACGTACGGGACGATACTTCGGCAGGCGGGACTCAAAAAACAATGAGATACGCAGTCATTTATCACAAGACGCGGAGTGGTTAC contains:
- the purL gene encoding phosphoribosylformylglycinamidine synthase subunit PurL, with translation MPTTPAAAVAITPEVVAEHGITPDEYKKVLKWLGREPSLTELGIFSVMWSEHCSYKSSRIYLKRLPTRSKLVVQGPGENAGIIDIGEGWACAFKIESHNHPSFIEPFQGAATGVGGILRDIFTMGARPIAVMDSLRFGPIVASARSAAAQKRPGIDHATLHKNHALLEGVVSGIAHYGNCFGVPNLGGETKFEDCYSQNPLVNAFALGIVRRDQIFYAKAAGVGNPVIYVGAKTGRDGIHGATMASEEFSEGSQAKRPNVQVGDPFLEKLLLEACLEAMHSGAVVGIQDMGAAGLTCSTCEMGGRGNVGLEIELDKVPQRETGMNAYEIMLSESQERMLLVADKGREQEVLDIFAKWGLDAVKIGHVISDPKMRVFEHGQLVAEIPNAALTDDAPVYQRPLERMDAVPKFPREMPAAIDLSAERDLGADLKSMLAAPNICSKRRIHQQYDSMVQTNTVEGPGLEAGVVRIKGTNRALAMALDGNGRWCYLDPKLGAMHAVAEAARNVACTGARPVAATNCLNFGSPEKPGTMWQFAQVIDGITRACEELETPITGGNVSFYNETLGEGIWPTPVIGVVGILDDVHRATPSHFRESGRAILLLRGSEAGDATDVEQEFGSSEYAKQVLGAIWGFPPALEIEREHGLQRAIVRLIRDGLIESAHDCSDGGLAVTLAEASFGSDVGAAVDLTGNRLPPAAVLYGEDASRIVISCDEKNVETIQNTALEYGVAADLLGHTATEQFSITVDGQPVVRAKVSELKAIWESALDRALHAGTEEHLVPDVLQKS
- a CDS encoding type II toxin-antitoxin system HicA family toxin, translated to MKVRDVIKLVEQDGWRVARTRGSHRQYVHPSKGGVVTVAGHPSQDLHPKTYGTILRQAGLKKQ